A window from Opitutia bacterium ISCC 52 encodes these proteins:
- a CDS encoding DUF1501 domain-containing protein, protein MFTRRDFLKKSAMGFGTMALSGVMQKDLLGNTSSPLYPKTPDFAPKARSVIFLYMDGGVSQVDSFDPKPQLAKENGQAPKFKVDATVFNNNGNILKSPWDFHHYGESGIPISDLFPHIGSCADDLCIMRSMTAFSPNHPNANYALHCGHVLSGRPSMGAWVSYGLGTLSQDLPSYVVIHGGQVPAGGMQAFGSGFLPANHSGSIFLPDHPVLNNTTFKESSAEVQKKKLDFLHDIDGDLNARMAHAEAIESAIQNYELAFKMQMEVPDVANIDNESEATKKLYGLDAPYENTRAYAGQCLMARRLVERGVRFVELTINPGNGDRWDQHSKLIDGHQKNAMAVDQPIAGLIKDLKSRGLLDSTLLVFSGEFGRTPFAQGTNGRDHNPQGFSMWMAGGGIKGGTIYGATDEYGYRVVANKMTVHDMHANMLHLLGIDFHNLTYRYSGRDIRLTDVHGEIIPEILA, encoded by the coding sequence ATGTTTACCCGCAGAGATTTTTTAAAGAAGAGCGCCATGGGCTTTGGCACCATGGCCCTTTCCGGGGTCATGCAAAAAGACCTGTTGGGAAACACGAGTTCACCACTCTATCCAAAGACACCGGATTTTGCACCCAAAGCGCGGAGTGTCATTTTCCTCTACATGGATGGCGGAGTCTCTCAAGTCGATAGCTTTGATCCAAAACCCCAGTTGGCTAAAGAAAATGGTCAAGCGCCCAAGTTTAAAGTCGATGCCACGGTATTTAACAACAATGGCAACATCCTGAAAAGCCCCTGGGATTTTCATCACTATGGCGAGAGCGGCATACCCATCAGTGATCTATTTCCTCACATTGGTTCCTGTGCTGACGATCTGTGCATCATGCGTTCAATGACGGCATTTTCGCCCAACCACCCGAATGCCAATTACGCGCTTCATTGCGGCCATGTGCTCTCCGGTCGACCAAGTATGGGCGCCTGGGTCTCTTATGGTTTGGGAACACTCAGTCAGGACTTACCGAGCTATGTAGTCATTCACGGCGGCCAAGTTCCAGCTGGAGGCATGCAAGCCTTCGGTAGCGGATTTCTTCCCGCCAATCATTCCGGCTCCATCTTCCTCCCTGATCATCCTGTCCTCAACAATACTACTTTCAAGGAAAGTTCAGCTGAGGTTCAGAAAAAGAAACTCGATTTCCTTCATGACATTGATGGAGATTTGAATGCCCGCATGGCTCATGCCGAGGCCATTGAGTCGGCCATTCAAAACTATGAGCTCGCATTTAAAATGCAGATGGAAGTGCCCGACGTGGCAAACATCGACAATGAGAGCGAGGCCACTAAAAAACTTTATGGCTTAGATGCGCCCTACGAAAATACGCGTGCTTATGCCGGTCAATGTCTCATGGCCAGACGACTCGTAGAAAGAGGCGTCCGCTTCGTGGAACTGACCATCAATCCTGGCAACGGAGACCGTTGGGACCAGCACAGTAAGCTCATCGATGGTCACCAGAAAAATGCTATGGCTGTGGACCAACCGATTGCTGGCCTGATCAAAGACCTCAAATCTCGCGGCCTGCTCGACAGCACTCTCTTGGTGTTTAGCGGAGAATTTGGCCGAACCCCATTTGCCCAAGGAACCAACGGCCGCGACCACAACCCACAAGGCTTCTCCATGTGGATGGCCGGAGGCGGTATCAAGGGAGGCACCATTTACGGTGCGACCGATGAATATGGATATCGTGTAGTTGCCAATAAAATGACGGTGCATGACATGCACGCCAACATGCTCCATCTTTTAGGAATAGATTTTCACAACCTTACTTACCGCTACAGCGGTCGCGACATTCGCCTGACCGATGTTCATGGTGAAATCATCCCCGAGATTTTGGCGTAA
- a CDS encoding AraC family transcriptional regulator produces the protein MPKIEPVKGREAQREIISQENQLFSFKADTDIWTAWHYHPEIDILLTLKNTGYHITGDFMGDLKPGTLLLNGSNVPHAFHPNEAPEGDPDKPAMLVIQFSTESLGEDFLAKLEMDRIRSFIDTTGRSFEFLGATRVQVEKLMLGMVDQNPGQQFAQFILILDTLASAPETDRVPLVSQIYAPSLNEQNVELIDRVKNWILHNLDQIIRLEGVAKVARMSPKSFSRFFKKNTGKAFIQYTNELRVGLACRKLMQSEASVSEICYASGFNNLSNFNRQFKERKGMSPKEFRKQYQTKLVS, from the coding sequence ATGCCCAAAATTGAGCCAGTCAAAGGTCGTGAAGCCCAACGAGAAATTATTTCTCAGGAGAATCAATTGTTTTCCTTCAAAGCCGATACGGATATTTGGACAGCCTGGCACTATCATCCTGAGATTGATATTCTGCTGACTCTCAAGAATACGGGTTATCACATCACCGGAGACTTTATGGGAGACCTTAAACCGGGCACTTTGCTCCTGAATGGCTCAAATGTTCCTCACGCCTTTCATCCCAATGAAGCTCCAGAAGGTGACCCTGACAAACCGGCCATGTTGGTGATTCAATTCTCCACCGAGTCTCTTGGAGAAGATTTCTTGGCCAAACTCGAGATGGATCGCATTCGAAGCTTCATTGATACCACGGGCCGGTCATTTGAATTCCTTGGAGCGACACGCGTCCAAGTTGAAAAGTTAATGTTGGGGATGGTCGATCAGAACCCGGGGCAACAGTTTGCCCAGTTTATCTTGATACTGGATACACTGGCATCGGCACCCGAAACCGATCGTGTGCCACTTGTCAGTCAGATTTATGCACCTTCCCTAAATGAACAAAACGTTGAACTTATTGATCGGGTGAAAAACTGGATCCTGCACAACCTCGATCAGATTATCCGTTTGGAGGGCGTGGCGAAGGTAGCGCGAATGAGTCCGAAGTCTTTCTCCCGTTTTTTCAAAAAGAATACGGGCAAAGCGTTCATTCAATACACCAATGAATTACGGGTTGGCTTAGCGTGTCGAAAGCTGATGCAAAGTGAGGCCAGCGTGTCTGAAATCTGTTACGCCTCCGGCTTTAACAACTTGTCCAACTTCAATCGTCAGTTCAAAGAGCGGAAAGGGATGTCGCCCAAGGAGTTTCGCAAGCAGTACCAGACCAAGTTAGTGAGCTAG
- a CDS encoding PSD1 and planctomycete cytochrome C domain-containing protein, with the protein MEGIFKKITLSIVLTQAGLSLYGEELEPADLEYFEAKVRPLLVEHCYKCHASDSERIRGGFLLDSKPAMLRGGDSGSAITPGDAENSRLVNMIRQLPEFESMPPKYKMAANEIETLVTWINQGAPDPRTEEIQTDALASEFNLEERKQWWSLQPVENHQPPKTEDGDWPSNEIDQFILAKLEERDWQPAEAADRRTLLRRLSFDLIGLAPTPEELDEFVNDRSKNAYQKQVDRLLASPHFGEKWARHWMDLTRYAESKSFEQDYTMAFTWRYRDYLIQALNEDLPYDQFVLESLAGDLLKNPRHHPETGENESVKGPGFIYLTDGQHGPPDIHEDEARIFDGMIDTVSKAFLGTTVACARCHDHKFDAVTTADYYSMYGLLRSSRFAHHNTIPEVQQKRTLKRLPSKQRSLRAAVFDAAKNDVENAAAYLEAAKGLQTNQKFTAALASLESEYPQNKRNKNEEAYEKAKRKVISSFSTASAELDPDLLANWIALTSDQEEQERWPELFGIHGHLENSEDEETSHVFTELSQSLEDWMPQGLGFEHQPSKPGSLIVSGEGSQMVQAIIGDTLVGGPLTARVSGVYRSPDFILDGKPIELEAKGQHGAVRLVVRNYELTGRGPTTAKLYQAVEGNHWQKIKMETYLWEGQPAYFEVLQYGAATHSVKPKESEPTPNDNAYITVRFDGGPDWKSFWNDQEKVAAALQTLWEKGRRNRLNATEAELLSAFFGAGLISADSSKHEKLDRALTTYRSLAHQIPAPRFVRSLTDGDPKDEPVYIRGLHTNASKEPNPRRWLDGLDGPILKTKGSGRLEWAQHVVDPDNPLTSRVLVNRLWKHIFGAGLVFTVNDFGQMGRAPTHPELLDYLAQELVKNDWSVKSIIRELVLSSTYQMSSSPSQASLSEDPANQLLQHMSVRRLEAEAIRDHILASSGELNTQMFGPSAEAYVADLPDSRAKPNPGPLDGDGRRSVYLELRRSFLPTFLRAFDMPNATESTGARQVTNVPAQSLALMNAPFVHEQAEAWAKRITTSDLSIDDRIQQLHITAFSRPATEKEITWANQVLQSIAGDYKTDPNDLRVWTDLCHLMFNRKDFIYLF; encoded by the coding sequence ATGGAAGGAATTTTTAAGAAAATCACGCTATCAATCGTCCTTACGCAGGCCGGCCTATCGCTGTATGGCGAAGAACTGGAACCAGCTGATCTGGAGTATTTCGAAGCGAAGGTTCGCCCACTCCTGGTCGAACATTGCTACAAATGCCACGCATCGGACTCTGAAAGAATTCGAGGCGGATTTCTGCTCGATTCAAAACCAGCAATGCTGCGAGGAGGTGATAGTGGGTCAGCCATAACCCCTGGAGATGCTGAAAACAGCCGCTTGGTAAACATGATTCGCCAGTTGCCTGAATTTGAGTCCATGCCACCGAAATATAAAATGGCAGCCAACGAGATCGAAACACTCGTCACATGGATCAATCAAGGAGCGCCAGATCCTAGAACAGAAGAAATTCAAACTGATGCGCTGGCTTCTGAATTCAATCTGGAGGAACGAAAGCAATGGTGGTCCCTTCAACCCGTCGAAAATCACCAGCCACCCAAAACAGAAGATGGCGACTGGCCCTCCAATGAGATCGATCAATTTATCCTGGCAAAGCTGGAAGAGCGAGACTGGCAACCCGCCGAAGCCGCCGATAGGCGCACCCTGCTCCGCCGCCTAAGCTTTGACTTGATCGGACTGGCTCCAACTCCAGAGGAGCTCGATGAATTTGTAAATGACCGGTCGAAGAATGCTTATCAGAAACAGGTCGATCGCCTATTAGCTTCTCCCCACTTTGGAGAGAAATGGGCGCGGCACTGGATGGATCTCACACGCTATGCGGAGAGCAAATCCTTTGAACAGGATTACACCATGGCCTTCACTTGGCGTTACAGGGACTACTTGATTCAAGCTCTCAACGAAGATCTACCTTACGATCAATTTGTCCTGGAATCACTTGCGGGTGACCTCCTCAAGAATCCACGGCACCATCCGGAAACAGGTGAGAACGAATCCGTCAAAGGTCCTGGGTTCATTTATCTAACCGATGGACAACACGGTCCGCCGGATATACACGAAGATGAAGCACGTATCTTCGACGGCATGATCGACACGGTGAGTAAGGCTTTCCTGGGAACGACGGTAGCTTGCGCTCGTTGTCACGATCATAAGTTTGATGCGGTTACCACGGCCGACTATTATTCCATGTATGGGCTACTCCGGAGTTCTCGCTTTGCTCATCACAATACCATTCCGGAAGTTCAGCAAAAAAGAACACTCAAACGCCTTCCCTCAAAACAACGGTCCCTCCGCGCAGCTGTTTTCGATGCAGCCAAAAATGATGTGGAGAATGCAGCAGCTTATCTGGAAGCAGCCAAAGGCCTTCAGACCAATCAGAAATTCACAGCCGCATTGGCGTCATTAGAATCTGAATACCCCCAAAACAAACGAAACAAAAACGAAGAGGCCTACGAGAAAGCCAAACGAAAAGTTATAAGCTCTTTTTCGACAGCTTCTGCTGAGCTAGACCCAGATCTTCTTGCTAACTGGATTGCACTGACCAGTGACCAGGAAGAGCAAGAACGCTGGCCAGAACTATTTGGCATACACGGTCATCTGGAAAATTCTGAGGATGAAGAAACAAGCCATGTATTTACAGAGCTAAGCCAATCGTTAGAGGACTGGATGCCACAAGGATTAGGTTTTGAGCATCAGCCCTCCAAGCCAGGTAGCCTGATCGTGAGCGGAGAAGGAAGCCAAATGGTTCAAGCCATCATTGGCGACACTCTGGTAGGCGGACCCCTCACCGCTCGCGTGAGTGGAGTTTATCGCTCTCCCGACTTTATTCTAGATGGCAAACCGATTGAACTGGAAGCTAAAGGTCAACATGGCGCTGTCCGTTTAGTGGTTCGCAATTATGAGCTAACAGGACGAGGTCCTACCACTGCCAAACTTTACCAGGCAGTAGAAGGCAATCATTGGCAGAAAATTAAAATGGAGACCTATCTTTGGGAAGGTCAGCCAGCTTACTTCGAGGTATTACAATACGGAGCGGCTACTCACTCGGTCAAACCGAAGGAGTCCGAACCCACCCCGAATGATAATGCCTACATCACAGTCAGATTCGATGGAGGACCCGATTGGAAATCTTTTTGGAATGACCAGGAGAAAGTTGCAGCTGCTCTACAAACACTTTGGGAAAAAGGTCGACGCAATCGATTAAATGCAACAGAAGCGGAACTGCTAAGCGCATTTTTTGGAGCGGGCCTCATATCGGCTGATTCCTCAAAACATGAAAAGCTCGACCGAGCTCTCACCACCTATCGATCGCTTGCCCACCAGATACCGGCCCCGCGATTCGTCCGGAGTTTAACCGATGGTGATCCAAAAGATGAGCCCGTTTACATTCGCGGCCTCCACACCAACGCCAGCAAGGAACCGAATCCACGTCGTTGGCTCGACGGTCTAGATGGCCCCATTCTAAAAACCAAAGGAAGCGGACGCTTGGAATGGGCGCAACATGTTGTGGATCCCGACAACCCGCTCACAAGCCGGGTACTCGTCAATCGTCTCTGGAAACACATCTTTGGAGCGGGACTCGTCTTTACCGTGAATGACTTTGGTCAAATGGGTCGCGCACCCACCCACCCAGAACTACTCGATTACCTGGCTCAGGAACTGGTTAAAAATGATTGGTCCGTAAAATCAATCATTCGTGAGCTGGTCCTATCCAGCACTTATCAAATGTCTTCCTCCCCCAGCCAAGCATCCCTCTCGGAGGATCCTGCCAATCAGTTATTGCAACACATGTCAGTCAGGCGACTGGAGGCTGAAGCCATCCGTGACCACATCCTTGCCTCTAGTGGTGAACTGAACACCCAGATGTTTGGTCCCAGCGCTGAGGCCTATGTAGCCGACTTGCCTGACAGCAGAGCAAAACCAAATCCCGGTCCACTGGACGGTGACGGTCGTCGTTCTGTCTACCTGGAGTTGCGACGCAGCTTTTTACCGACTTTTCTCCGTGCGTTCGATATGCCCAACGCGACCGAATCGACAGGTGCCCGACAAGTTACCAACGTCCCCGCTCAATCACTGGCCCTGATGAATGCCCCCTTTGTGCATGAGCAAGCGGAAGCCTGGGCCAAACGGATTACCACTTCCGATCTTTCAATCGACGACCGCATCCAACAACTCCATATCACCGCCTTCAGTCGACCAGCCACAGAAAAGGAGATTACTTGGGCAAACCAGGTGCTTCAATCCATAGCTGGAGATTACAAAACGGACCCGAACGATCTACGCGTTTGGACAGACCTCTGTCACTTGATGTTCAACCGAAAAGACTTTATCTATTTGTTCTGA
- a CDS encoding sugar ABC transporter ATP-binding protein produces the protein MSSDTSKQLLEVRGIGKSFPGVRALNNVNLQLKGGEVLALLGENGAGKSTLMKILAGVQPADEGQILLDSESVEIKGVQDALEHGIALIHQELNMATNLSVGANIFLGREPKKRGLIDEATIYERSKCYLEMVGLNVDPNIIVGDLTIGRQQLVEIAKALSVDARVLIMDEPTSSLSQKETETLFDVIKDLRKRGVSVIYISHRLGEAKELADRVSVLRDGENAGDLPREDINHDSMVKLMVGRDISQFYSRTIHKPGEVALEVKNLRSPVHPTHELNFSLRAGEIVGMAGLVGAGRTELLATLFGVTPNVGGEVLISGKSIDAQSPEEAINAGMSLVPEDRKLQGLILEMSVRANMGLASLKRESPNGIFMNDAREGEITQLMIQQMRVKTPSEKQVVRYLSGGNQQKVVIGKWLAMEPRVLLLDEPTRGIDVGAKQEIYGLMEDLAKSGVAILFVSSELEEIMGMSDRTLVMHEGQMTGELTREQLSEEAIMQLATGNTEAA, from the coding sequence GTGAGCTCTGATACTTCAAAACAGCTTCTCGAAGTACGCGGCATTGGAAAAAGTTTTCCAGGCGTTCGAGCACTGAATAATGTAAACCTGCAATTAAAGGGTGGCGAAGTCCTCGCCCTTCTGGGTGAAAACGGTGCGGGAAAAAGCACCTTAATGAAAATCCTGGCGGGCGTTCAGCCAGCGGATGAAGGGCAAATTCTCTTAGACAGTGAGTCCGTTGAGATTAAAGGTGTTCAAGATGCACTCGAACACGGAATCGCTTTGATCCACCAGGAACTTAATATGGCAACCAACCTCAGTGTGGGCGCCAACATTTTCTTAGGCCGCGAACCTAAGAAACGAGGATTGATCGATGAAGCCACTATCTACGAAAGGTCAAAATGCTATCTGGAGATGGTGGGTCTGAATGTGGATCCTAATATCATCGTAGGCGATTTAACCATTGGCCGTCAGCAGCTCGTTGAGATTGCCAAAGCACTATCGGTGGATGCTCGTGTCCTCATCATGGACGAACCCACCTCCAGCTTGTCTCAAAAGGAAACAGAGACGCTGTTCGATGTGATTAAGGACCTGAGGAAACGCGGGGTAAGCGTTATCTATATTTCCCATCGCTTAGGTGAAGCAAAAGAGTTAGCGGACCGCGTGAGCGTACTACGAGATGGGGAAAATGCGGGTGACCTTCCGCGGGAGGACATCAATCACGATTCCATGGTCAAACTTATGGTCGGACGCGACATCTCACAATTTTACTCAAGAACCATTCACAAACCTGGCGAGGTGGCCTTAGAGGTTAAGAATCTTCGCTCTCCGGTTCACCCAACCCATGAATTGAATTTTTCATTAAGAGCCGGAGAGATTGTTGGGATGGCTGGATTGGTCGGAGCCGGCAGAACTGAATTGTTGGCTACCCTATTTGGAGTGACACCGAATGTAGGAGGAGAGGTTCTGATTTCTGGCAAAAGCATCGATGCTCAATCTCCAGAGGAAGCCATCAATGCCGGAATGTCCCTCGTCCCGGAAGATCGGAAGCTGCAGGGTCTTATTCTTGAAATGTCAGTCCGTGCAAACATGGGATTAGCGAGTCTCAAACGCGAAAGCCCCAATGGCATTTTCATGAACGACGCACGTGAGGGAGAAATCACCCAACTCATGATTCAGCAAATGCGAGTAAAGACCCCCAGTGAAAAACAAGTCGTTCGATACCTATCTGGCGGTAACCAACAAAAGGTTGTCATTGGAAAGTGGCTCGCAATGGAACCACGGGTCCTACTACTCGATGAACCCACTCGCGGTATCGACGTAGGAGCGAAACAGGAAATCTACGGACTCATGGAAGACCTCGCGAAAAGCGGAGTCGCCATACTATTTGTATCAAGCGAACTGGAGGAAATCATGGGAATGTCCGACCGCACACTCGTCATGCACGAAGGACAAATGACAGGTGAACTCACCCGCGAACAACTCAGCGAGGAAGCCATCATGCAACTCGCAACCGGTAACACAGAAGCTGCCTAA
- a CDS encoding DUF1080 domain-containing protein → MKEHFPLNAWHINNSDTKETADWTTTKSVQINKQDLKRLHYSANKGNILINGPTGKTEHILTKEEYGDIELHLEFMISEESNSGIYFMGRYEIQIKDSWKDEEPGPHTSGAVYPRWDTSQPEGQEGYDGHIPRVNASRKPGEWEVFNITFRAPRFDQQGNKTQDAEFVKVVQNGTLVHEHASISGPTRGAIFEDEGPTGPLLLQGDHGPVAYKNIWVTTTSPTPATE, encoded by the coding sequence ATGAAAGAACATTTCCCTCTAAACGCTTGGCATATCAACAATTCAGATACGAAAGAAACCGCAGATTGGACAACAACGAAAAGTGTCCAGATAAATAAACAAGACCTCAAACGACTCCACTATTCGGCAAACAAAGGAAACATCCTCATCAATGGTCCCACCGGTAAGACTGAGCATATACTTACCAAAGAAGAATATGGAGATATTGAACTGCACCTTGAGTTCATGATCTCAGAAGAATCGAACTCGGGCATCTATTTCATGGGTCGCTACGAAATTCAGATCAAGGATAGCTGGAAGGACGAAGAACCGGGACCTCACACAAGTGGAGCCGTCTACCCACGATGGGACACATCTCAACCTGAAGGGCAAGAAGGCTACGACGGTCACATACCACGCGTAAACGCCAGTCGAAAACCAGGCGAATGGGAGGTCTTCAATATTACTTTTCGTGCGCCCAGATTCGACCAACAAGGAAACAAGACTCAGGATGCTGAATTTGTTAAGGTGGTGCAGAACGGAACCCTCGTTCACGAACACGCCTCCATTTCTGGACCTACACGAGGCGCAATATTTGAAGATGAAGGACCGACCGGACCACTCCTATTACAAGGGGACCATGGTCCGGTAGCTTATAAAAACATCTGGGTGACAACTACTTCCCCCACTCCTGCCACGGAGTAA
- a CDS encoding ABC transporter permease, with translation MKRVLGIFVLLMVVYIITAIINPNFVGAYNQENLIRRTSLFGILGIGVALVIITGGIDLSLGSVVCLVGVGVPWLITDQGWSPWIVLILAIVISMLIGLSHGLLITKLRLQPFIVTLCGLLIYRGVTRGFTGDQTAGFGNDLKGLRWIATGEIPLFPGFGIPFPAVILIVIAIAVGIFLNRTIYGRYLLALGNNEEAAKFSGINTDRMITLAYVICSGLAGLAGLLFVLDLNLAQPVDFGNFYELYAIAAAVLGGCSLRGGSGTIIGVIIGTALLRVLRNMMNMAFLGFQRAEFAVIGAVILGGVIVDELAKRAVARKRAAQKQKQEG, from the coding sequence ATGAAACGTGTCCTCGGCATTTTTGTGCTACTCATGGTGGTCTATATCATCACCGCAATTATCAACCCGAACTTTGTTGGTGCCTACAATCAAGAGAATCTAATTCGTCGAACCTCGTTGTTCGGCATCTTGGGAATAGGAGTCGCTCTAGTCATCATCACAGGTGGAATCGACCTATCGCTCGGCTCAGTTGTCTGCCTGGTAGGCGTCGGAGTACCATGGCTCATTACGGATCAAGGTTGGTCACCCTGGATTGTCCTCATCTTGGCAATTGTCATTTCCATGCTGATTGGACTTAGTCACGGTCTTCTCATCACCAAGCTCAGACTCCAACCCTTTATCGTTACGCTCTGCGGACTGCTCATTTATCGAGGTGTCACACGAGGGTTCACCGGCGACCAAACCGCTGGATTCGGAAATGATCTGAAAGGTCTGCGCTGGATAGCTACCGGTGAGATTCCACTCTTTCCTGGATTCGGAATCCCCTTCCCGGCTGTCATCCTTATCGTCATCGCGATCGCCGTAGGCATCTTCTTAAATCGCACCATTTATGGCCGCTACCTCCTAGCCTTAGGCAACAACGAGGAAGCAGCCAAGTTCAGCGGTATCAATACCGACCGTATGATCACGCTGGCCTATGTTATTTGCTCTGGCTTGGCCGGTCTGGCAGGACTCCTTTTTGTATTGGATCTCAATCTGGCTCAGCCCGTTGACTTCGGAAACTTCTACGAACTCTACGCCATCGCAGCAGCCGTGCTTGGTGGTTGCAGCCTTCGAGGAGGATCGGGAACCATCATCGGTGTCATCATCGGCACTGCCCTACTCCGCGTCCTGCGGAACATGATGAACATGGCCTTCCTCGGTTTTCAACGGGCCGAGTTTGCCGTCATTGGTGCGGTGATCCTTGGCGGTGTCATTGTCGACGAGTTGGCTAAACGAGCGGTTGCCCGAAAGCGGGCGGCTCAGAAGCAGAAACAAGAGGGATAG
- a CDS encoding sugar-binding protein, which yields MIKNTFLLTSLLLIAGCGGGSSSSDKVSFAFVSNGVDPFWTIAESGVKAASADLGVHADVLMPAAGAVEQKSMLEDLMTRGTTGIAVSPIDSANQTDFLNQVAAQTILITQDSDAPESDRQVYIGMDNYDAGRECGKLVVEALPDGGSVMILIGRMEQDNARRRRQGVIDEVLGRSHDPSRFDPPGSPITANGYTILGTLTDQFDRAKAKANAEDTLARNPDVGAMVGLFAYNPPLIIEALEQAGRLKDVQVIGFDEAELTLQGIIDGDVHGTVVQNPYMYGYKSIEVLKALHEGRDTGAGPDNFINIDARQIKKHNVEEFWADLKVKLGK from the coding sequence ATGATAAAAAATACCTTTCTTCTCACCTCATTACTCCTGATCGCTGGTTGTGGCGGTGGTTCCTCCAGCAGCGACAAAGTCAGTTTTGCCTTCGTGTCTAATGGAGTAGATCCATTTTGGACGATTGCCGAAAGCGGAGTGAAAGCCGCATCTGCTGACCTGGGGGTGCATGCCGATGTCTTAATGCCTGCCGCTGGAGCAGTGGAACAGAAAAGCATGTTGGAGGATCTGATGACCCGCGGAACTACCGGAATCGCAGTCTCACCGATCGACTCAGCAAACCAGACCGATTTTCTAAATCAAGTGGCCGCCCAAACCATTTTGATCACTCAAGATTCAGATGCACCTGAATCGGACCGACAGGTTTATATCGGCATGGACAACTACGATGCCGGACGGGAATGCGGAAAGCTCGTGGTAGAGGCCCTTCCGGATGGCGGATCAGTCATGATTCTAATTGGCAGAATGGAGCAGGATAATGCGCGTCGCAGACGCCAGGGAGTCATTGACGAGGTTCTCGGACGCTCACACGACCCTTCTCGCTTCGACCCACCAGGCAGTCCAATCACCGCAAACGGCTATACCATTCTTGGGACCCTGACCGATCAGTTTGACCGAGCGAAAGCTAAAGCAAACGCCGAGGACACACTGGCCCGCAATCCAGACGTCGGTGCCATGGTAGGACTCTTTGCCTACAACCCACCGCTCATTATTGAAGCCCTGGAACAGGCGGGTCGCCTCAAAGACGTTCAGGTTATCGGTTTTGATGAAGCCGAACTCACCTTGCAGGGCATCATTGACGGCGACGTGCACGGAACGGTAGTCCAGAACCCTTACATGTATGGCTACAAATCGATTGAGGTGCTCAAGGCCCTTCACGAAGGTCGCGACACAGGAGCCGGACCAGACAATTTTATCAACATCGACGCCAGGCAAATTAAGAAACACAACGTTGAGGAATTCTGGGCCGACCTGAAGGTCAAGCTTGGCAAGTAA